A single genomic interval of Chitinophaga sp. 180180018-3 harbors:
- a CDS encoding helix-turn-helix transcriptional regulator, with protein MTVIENNYSKHLGRKISAVRQLRGFTEIDLGNALGISAQEVSQLEQLSEIEISRLKEIAVALGVTEQGLIDFSDEKVQYNTLNFYENCGVQTSTIANNFHQTNNSNQYDKISETLELILKSLNAKNQKID; from the coding sequence ATGACAGTGATTGAAAATAATTATAGTAAACATCTAGGCCGAAAAATTAGTGCTGTACGTCAATTACGGGGTTTTACCGAAATTGATTTGGGCAACGCCTTGGGCATATCTGCGCAAGAGGTATCGCAACTTGAACAGTTAAGCGAAATTGAAATTTCAAGGCTAAAAGAAATCGCTGTTGCTTTAGGAGTAACAGAACAAGGGCTAATCGATTTTAGTGACGAAAAGGTACAATATAATACATTGAATTTTTATGAAAATTGCGGAGTTCAAACTTCAACAATTGCTAATAACTTTCATCAGACAAACAATTCAAATCAATACGATAAAATTTCAGAAACACTCGAATTGATATTAAAATCTTTGAACGCTAAAAATCAAAAGATTGATTAG
- a CDS encoding helix-turn-helix transcriptional regulator codes for MEKSINSNNSAHMGRKIERIRRLRGFSQTQLGERLGGMSKQAVSKLEQSEKLDDEKIERVAEALEVTVEGLKKYHEDQVLYNTINFYDSSGVSASGICCNNIENLNTFDIHQAMSLYEKLIAGERLKAEKLRKDKQ; via the coding sequence ATGGAAAAGTCTATAAATAGCAATAACTCTGCACACATGGGCAGAAAGATTGAAAGGATAAGACGTTTGCGTGGGTTTTCACAAACTCAGTTAGGCGAAAGACTGGGTGGAATGTCGAAACAAGCCGTTTCAAAATTAGAACAAAGTGAGAAATTAGATGATGAAAAAATAGAGAGAGTTGCAGAAGCTCTGGAAGTCACCGTAGAGGGACTAAAAAAATACCATGAGGATCAGGTATTATATAATACTATTAATTTCTATGATTCAAGTGGTGTATCTGCTTCCGGGATCTGTTGCAATAACATCGAGAATCTTAATACTTTCGATATTCATCAGGCTATGTCTTTGTATGAAAAATTGATTGCAGGAGAACGATTGAAAGCTGAAAAATTGAGAAAAGATAAACAATAG
- a CDS encoding helix-turn-helix transcriptional regulator encodes MVTGSPEIQTTKHHGKNIQKIRVYMNVKQNALATDLGLTQQDISALEKQENIDDAMLVKVAEALGVSAEVIKEFDERNVINNINNVRDCTFSDNSINSVAGTFNPVEKIVELYERLLTSEKEKVEMLKKISTKV; translated from the coding sequence ATGGTTACAGGTTCTCCCGAAATACAAACGACTAAGCATCATGGAAAGAACATTCAAAAGATCAGGGTCTATATGAATGTTAAGCAAAATGCCTTAGCTACAGATTTAGGATTAACTCAGCAGGACATTTCTGCACTTGAAAAGCAGGAAAATATCGATGATGCTATGTTGGTAAAAGTAGCGGAGGCATTAGGAGTATCGGCTGAGGTAATCAAAGAGTTTGATGAAAGAAATGTTATCAATAATATAAATAACGTTAGAGATTGCACGTTCTCTGATAATTCAATAAATTCAGTTGCAGGTACATTTAATCCCGTTGAGAAAATTGTAGAACTTTACGAAAGGCTTTTAACCAGTGAAAAAGAGAAAGTTGAAATGTTAAAGAAAATTTCTACCAAAGTATAA
- a CDS encoding TlpA family protein disulfide reductase, with amino-acid sequence MKFFLFIALAVIWPARSPFAQDLQPAKPHRLSVGDTVPDISFFLWPESKPTQLSDFSGQLVILDFWATWCNSCIRMFPKTDSLQKQFSGQVQFLLVNSCRSTQDSTPQLQKFFRRWQDTKGQPFTLATATNDTTAFKLFPHIYIPHYVWISADRRVLGITSAEAVTTSNIQKALNGHILQEPIKGDRYDKDY; translated from the coding sequence ATGAAGTTTTTCCTTTTCATTGCGCTGGCCGTTATTTGGCCGGCACGATCCCCCTTTGCGCAGGATCTCCAACCTGCAAAACCTCATCGCCTCTCCGTGGGTGATACTGTACCGGATATTTCCTTCTTTCTGTGGCCTGAATCCAAGCCCACACAGCTAAGTGACTTTTCCGGCCAACTGGTTATTCTGGACTTCTGGGCTACATGGTGTAATAGCTGCATACGGATGTTCCCTAAAACCGATTCCCTGCAAAAGCAGTTTTCCGGGCAGGTGCAGTTCTTACTAGTAAATAGTTGCCGGTCTACACAGGACAGCACCCCGCAGCTACAAAAGTTTTTCCGGCGCTGGCAGGACACGAAAGGACAGCCCTTTACCCTTGCTACAGCCACCAACGACACTACCGCATTCAAACTGTTCCCGCACATCTACATACCACACTACGTATGGATTTCAGCAGATCGAAGGGTATTAGGCATCACCAGCGCGGAAGCAGTTACTACCAGCAATATACAGAAAGCATTGAACGGACACATTCTACAGGAGCCTATTAAGGGCGACAGATACGACAAGGATTATTGA
- a CDS encoding SusC/RagA family TonB-linked outer membrane protein, whose amino-acid sequence MRFIFVGFLFFLTAAASAQPIARVKVSGRIFSNEQLPLAGISISASQSSVKTTSGADGTFSITLSNIPDTLQFTHIGYQPLRIPVTSVAKPLEIIMNIVATELSQVTVSTGYQRMKPNQVNGSFSVVDNKLLNQQTGTNILNRLESVTPGLSFNKGYGNATRNRNSTGINIRGLSTINGSLEPLIVLDNFVFQGDISNINPNDIESITVLKDAAAASIWGARAGNGVIVITTKKGRFNQKPTISLSSGVIVQEKPDLSTLRDMSVADYMGLETFLFGRNYFNSALNRRYVPVPPLIEVLQKRKIGLISAADSAAQVKALQGQDSKAQYEEHFYRPAVTQQYALSVSGGNNNMMWLLAGAIDRNTDNLSATYDKANLHLSNTFKLSDKLQVEVNAYYTNSKASTGKESFGTVASVNGRYAPYLSFADADGNPLSVPKYYRNNYVDTAGAGHLLDWKYYPLAEYKQRRGTTRTDELLANIRMSYKVLPFLQASVLYQYQQQRTDQQNLSGAESFDARNTINLLSQVNRTTGEVTRVVPVGDILNTTFTNLRSQNLRGQLDFNRNWKDHSIIAIAGGEIQDINTDSYKNIYYGYSAKPLTAAKMDYINPYPTFINGVEQIIPDAGPPSSTTSRFVSLFANLNYTYKDKYSVSLSTRRDGSNVFGVKTNDKWKPLWSAGIGWDISQEGFYRLQCLPQLKIRATYGTSGNVDLSRTALPVAVYSVDPLTNLPIAAITTLNNPRLRWETVKQFNVGVQFSNNFLSGSVDYYTKHGADLYGPMAYDYTAWGASNFITANVADMRGSGIDAIINTQNLKGKFKWNTTFIYNYVNNKTTKYFEDQAQTINTLLSGGKSITPVIGKPLYSIAAFNWAGLDATGNPQGYLNGSISTDYSAMLTSTLGKDGQPSIVYIGSSIPTSTGSVTNTFSISNFEVSVNIAYKFGYWFRKPAISYSGIVAGAMGDKEYTDRWQQPGDELRTNVPSFAYPNNASRDMFYAYSTINALKGDHIRLQYINLTYTPVKPFGITSLKLLQFYFNVANLGIIWRANDYRLDPDYPKGIPAPKTFSAGIRASF is encoded by the coding sequence ATGAGATTTATTTTTGTAGGATTTCTCTTTTTCTTAACCGCAGCAGCATCGGCGCAGCCGATTGCCCGTGTAAAGGTCAGTGGGCGGATATTTTCCAATGAACAACTGCCGCTGGCTGGTATTTCCATATCAGCTTCCCAAAGCAGTGTAAAAACTACGTCAGGCGCAGATGGGACTTTTAGTATCACGTTATCAAATATTCCCGACACCCTTCAATTTACCCATATAGGATACCAACCGCTGCGGATACCGGTTACCAGCGTGGCAAAGCCGCTGGAAATCATTATGAACATCGTTGCTACCGAACTTTCACAGGTTACCGTCAGTACAGGTTACCAGCGGATGAAACCTAACCAGGTCAACGGCTCATTTTCTGTGGTTGATAATAAACTGCTTAACCAGCAGACAGGAACCAATATCCTGAACCGTCTGGAAAGCGTCACACCGGGCCTGAGCTTCAATAAGGGTTACGGAAATGCCACCCGCAACCGTAATAGTACTGGCATTAATATTCGTGGCCTTAGTACAATCAATGGATCGTTAGAGCCACTGATCGTACTGGATAATTTTGTGTTTCAGGGGGACATTTCCAATATCAACCCCAATGATATTGAAAGTATTACTGTTCTCAAAGATGCAGCGGCAGCTTCCATTTGGGGGGCGCGGGCCGGAAATGGGGTCATTGTTATCACCACTAAGAAAGGGCGCTTTAATCAGAAACCAACCATTTCCCTTTCTTCCGGTGTGATAGTGCAGGAAAAACCCGATCTCTCCACCCTGCGGGATATGAGCGTAGCCGATTACATGGGCCTTGAAACCTTTCTTTTCGGAAGGAATTACTTCAACTCCGCCCTGAATCGCAGATACGTACCTGTTCCACCGTTGATTGAAGTATTACAGAAACGTAAAATAGGATTGATCTCGGCAGCAGACAGTGCGGCGCAGGTAAAGGCATTGCAGGGACAGGATAGCAAAGCCCAATACGAAGAACACTTCTATCGTCCGGCAGTAACGCAGCAATATGCTTTGAGTGTAAGCGGTGGTAATAACAACATGATGTGGCTATTGGCCGGAGCCATCGACCGCAACACGGACAATCTCAGTGCCACCTACGACAAGGCAAACCTGCATCTTTCCAACACCTTTAAACTTTCAGATAAACTACAGGTAGAAGTAAACGCCTACTATACCAATAGCAAAGCCAGTACCGGTAAGGAAAGTTTCGGCACCGTGGCAAGTGTGAATGGCAGGTATGCACCGTATCTTTCCTTTGCAGATGCGGATGGCAATCCATTATCCGTACCCAAATACTACAGGAATAACTATGTTGATACGGCGGGGGCAGGTCACCTGCTGGATTGGAAGTACTACCCACTGGCTGAATATAAGCAGCGCAGGGGTACGACCCGAACAGATGAATTACTAGCCAATATCAGAATGAGTTATAAAGTACTTCCATTCCTGCAGGCGAGTGTCCTCTATCAATATCAGCAACAGCGTACCGACCAGCAGAACCTTTCCGGGGCCGAAAGTTTTGATGCACGTAATACGATCAACCTCCTTAGCCAGGTCAACCGAACCACCGGGGAAGTGACCCGCGTAGTACCTGTTGGCGATATACTGAATACTACTTTTACCAATCTCAGAAGCCAGAACCTCCGGGGCCAGCTGGATTTTAACCGCAACTGGAAAGACCACAGCATAATCGCAATAGCCGGTGGCGAAATTCAGGATATTAATACCGACAGTTACAAGAATATCTATTACGGATATTCTGCAAAGCCGCTTACCGCTGCAAAAATGGACTACATTAATCCGTACCCTACTTTTATAAATGGCGTGGAGCAGATCATACCTGACGCCGGGCCACCGTCCAGCACCACGAGCCGCTTTGTATCGCTTTTCGCTAACCTGAATTACACCTACAAAGACAAATACAGCGTATCACTCAGTACACGGCGTGATGGCAGTAACGTCTTTGGAGTAAAAACCAATGATAAGTGGAAACCATTGTGGTCGGCTGGTATTGGGTGGGATATAAGTCAGGAGGGCTTTTACAGGCTGCAATGTCTGCCGCAGCTGAAAATCCGCGCGACTTATGGAACATCAGGCAACGTTGATCTATCACGCACCGCTCTGCCGGTTGCAGTGTATTCGGTAGATCCTCTGACCAACCTGCCTATAGCCGCTATTACCACCCTGAACAACCCGCGTTTACGATGGGAAACGGTTAAGCAATTCAACGTAGGCGTTCAATTTTCCAATAACTTCTTATCCGGCAGTGTTGATTACTATACTAAGCACGGCGCTGATCTATATGGGCCTATGGCATATGACTATACAGCATGGGGAGCGTCCAATTTTATTACTGCTAATGTTGCAGACATGCGTGGTAGTGGCATTGACGCTATCATAAATACCCAAAACTTAAAAGGAAAATTCAAATGGAATACTACTTTCATTTACAATTATGTCAACAATAAAACCACAAAATATTTTGAGGATCAGGCCCAAACAATAAATACCCTGTTAAGTGGAGGCAAGAGCATTACACCGGTGATCGGCAAACCGCTGTATTCAATCGCAGCTTTCAATTGGGCGGGCCTCGATGCAACAGGAAATCCGCAAGGCTACTTAAATGGATCGATAAGCACCGACTATTCGGCAATGCTGACCTCTACCCTCGGTAAAGACGGGCAACCCAGTATCGTTTACATCGGTTCTTCCATTCCCACTTCCACAGGAAGCGTGACGAATACTTTCAGCATTTCAAATTTCGAGGTATCGGTAAATATTGCCTATAAGTTTGGTTATTGGTTCCGTAAACCGGCAATTTCTTATTCCGGCATCGTTGCAGGCGCAATGGGAGATAAAGAATATACAGACAGGTGGCAGCAACCCGGCGATGAACTCCGTACCAATGTACCTTCATTCGCTTACCCGAATAATGCCAGCCGGGATATGTTCTATGCCTACAGTACAATCAATGCGCTTAAAGGCGATCATATAAGGTTGCAGTACATAAACCTGACCTACACGCCGGTTAAGCCGTTTGGCATTACCTCTTTGAAATTACTACAGTTCTATTTCAATGTAGCGAATCTCGGCATTATTTGGCGGGCAAATGACTATCGTTTAGACCCGGATTATCCAAAGGGCATACCTGCACCGAAAACATTTTCCGCAGGCATTAGAGCCTCCTTCTAA
- a CDS encoding RagB/SusD family nutrient uptake outer membrane protein, producing MKHTITIILIALLGGLPACKKYLDVQQDKSISSPKTLPELQGLLDNTDKMNLQRTPNLSEASADDYFLPADQYDNIEVEQQRIYTWKLKDYLFQNDWSIGYEPIYIANFCLEQLQEQPASVTQSARNQVRGAALFFRSYYYQQLLWTYAPAYDAATAGSDYGIVLRNTSDFNEPSKRASVQQSYIQVLQDAKEAAALLPNLPSLPTKPSRAAAYGLLARTYLSMRNYDSAYHYADAALQLKGNLMNFNGDDDINGSITEQTPFRRFNKEIIFYSEMNTNNPLLNSTRIAIDSGIMQSYDPDDLRFTAFYYKVDNFYRFKGSYTGNEWQYFTGIATDELYLMRAECAARTGKMQQATSDYQQLLSTRWQQLGNPPPLDPAKAVNNILVERRKELYMRGLRWMDIKRLNKEGYNISLQRSVAGTKFRLNANDPYFALPLPKDIVSSSVPQNP from the coding sequence ATGAAACACACCATAACTATCATTCTCATTGCACTTTTAGGCGGTTTACCCGCTTGCAAAAAATACTTAGATGTACAACAGGATAAGAGCATTTCCAGTCCTAAAACTTTGCCTGAACTGCAAGGCTTGCTGGATAACACCGATAAAATGAACCTGCAAAGGACACCCAATTTATCCGAAGCATCAGCGGATGATTATTTTCTGCCTGCCGACCAGTACGATAACATCGAGGTAGAACAGCAGCGTATCTATACATGGAAACTGAAAGACTACCTATTTCAGAATGATTGGTCGATTGGGTACGAACCCATTTACATAGCCAACTTTTGTTTGGAGCAATTGCAGGAACAACCTGCCTCCGTTACTCAGTCAGCACGTAACCAAGTGAGAGGTGCAGCCTTGTTTTTCCGCAGTTATTATTACCAGCAGTTACTATGGACATATGCACCTGCTTACGATGCAGCTACCGCCGGGTCAGATTATGGAATAGTGCTACGCAACACTTCCGATTTTAACGAGCCTAGCAAGCGGGCCAGCGTTCAGCAGTCCTACATCCAGGTCTTACAAGATGCAAAAGAAGCAGCTGCGCTACTGCCGAATCTGCCATCATTACCCACAAAGCCATCGCGGGCAGCTGCATACGGTTTGTTGGCGCGTACCTACCTTTCCATGCGCAACTACGATAGCGCGTATCATTACGCGGATGCTGCATTGCAATTAAAAGGCAACCTGATGAACTTTAACGGCGATGATGATATTAACGGCAGCATTACCGAGCAAACCCCGTTCCGCAGGTTCAATAAAGAAATCATTTTCTATTCCGAAATGAACACCAATAATCCGCTGCTTAATTCTACTCGGATAGCTATTGATTCCGGTATCATGCAATCTTATGATCCGGACGATCTCCGGTTTACAGCATTCTATTACAAGGTGGATAACTTTTATCGGTTTAAGGGAAGTTATACAGGTAACGAGTGGCAGTATTTTACCGGCATTGCGACCGATGAACTCTACCTGATGCGTGCTGAATGTGCTGCACGTACCGGGAAAATGCAACAGGCAACATCTGACTACCAGCAATTGCTTTCTACCAGATGGCAACAGTTAGGCAACCCTCCGCCACTTGATCCCGCAAAAGCTGTCAACAATATATTAGTGGAACGTAGGAAAGAATTGTACATGCGCGGGCTTCGATGGATGGACATAAAAAGGTTGAATAAAGAAGGCTATAACATATCCCTGCAAAGAAGCGTAGCAGGAACAAAATTCCGATTGAATGCAAACGATCCATATTTCGCACTGCCACTACCTAAAGACATAGTGAGCAGTTCTGTACCTCAAAACCCGTAA
- a CDS encoding AraC family transcriptional regulator, with amino-acid sequence MFTLSERHKGIVSFVPNDPKELPQSYIPGSLAYQSTNNFGDFYYQEVQQENFTIWRSTYRPYEDVSLRVKRDVKWLGFRMMLKKHISHLFLGRPIAIMQGQMHFAYSPLTDAELMLKGNEIYEVVDMQVSPSLFYQLKQRGRTFEAFAAMIGSDKPAWISDKPAWSSYTVLDNMEILLQDPTQDKIAVEIVQQVVTTLIKNKGHDKKITYEQVENIFLIREMIQRRFPEAMTLQQWAKESRMNTTDFKYKFRQVFGLPAYKYLTFQRINAAKEIMLADPQLPLSEVARRCGFGTYNNLRRAFYSSDKTKLSLWRDKNLGMAFQLLIELLLSEML; translated from the coding sequence ATGTTTACCTTATCCGAAAGGCACAAGGGGATAGTTAGCTTTGTTCCAAATGATCCCAAAGAACTGCCACAGTCCTACATTCCCGGAAGCCTCGCTTATCAGTCCACCAACAATTTTGGCGATTTTTATTATCAGGAAGTTCAGCAGGAAAATTTTACAATATGGAGAAGTACGTACCGACCGTATGAGGATGTTTCACTGCGGGTAAAAAGAGATGTAAAATGGCTAGGGTTCAGAATGATGCTAAAGAAACACATATCACATCTGTTCCTGGGCCGACCTATCGCCATTATGCAGGGCCAGATGCACTTCGCATATTCTCCACTTACAGATGCAGAGCTGATGCTGAAAGGAAATGAAATATATGAAGTAGTGGATATGCAGGTATCGCCATCCTTATTTTATCAGCTAAAACAACGTGGACGTACATTTGAAGCCTTTGCCGCTATGATAGGATCAGATAAGCCTGCTTGGATTTCTGATAAGCCAGCATGGAGCAGTTATACTGTATTGGATAATATGGAAATTCTATTGCAAGATCCAACACAAGATAAAATTGCGGTAGAGATTGTGCAGCAGGTAGTCACCACGCTCATCAAAAATAAAGGGCATGATAAGAAGATTACCTATGAGCAGGTAGAAAATATTTTTCTTATAAGAGAAATGATCCAGCGTAGATTCCCTGAAGCAATGACCTTGCAGCAATGGGCTAAGGAATCAAGGATGAACACTACGGATTTTAAATACAAATTCCGTCAGGTGTTCGGCTTACCTGCTTATAAATACCTCACGTTCCAAAGGATCAACGCAGCAAAAGAGATAATGCTTGCAGACCCGCAATTGCCGCTCAGTGAAGTGGCGCGGCGATGCGGATTTGGTACGTATAATAATCTACGCCGGGCTTTTTATTCATCGGATAAAACCAAGCTATCATTATGGCGTGATAAGAATTTAGGAATGGCTTTTCAACTCCTGATCGAATTATTGTTAAGTGAAATGCTCTGA
- a CDS encoding J domain-containing protein, with product MAKKSFLDGYKTYDTTSGYGNAENWRDDFKQRMSNEDATRIITDAVRTPHEVLALKPGASATEIKTAFRNLIRQWHPDVNQHRLAEAEAMSKKIIAAYTLLS from the coding sequence ATGGCTAAAAAGAGTTTCCTCGATGGTTACAAAACCTACGATACAACCAGCGGTTACGGCAATGCTGAAAACTGGCGGGATGACTTTAAACAACGCATGAGTAATGAAGATGCAACCCGGATTATCACCGATGCGGTACGAACACCGCATGAGGTACTAGCATTAAAACCGGGAGCATCGGCTACCGAAATTAAAACCGCATTCCGCAACCTTATTCGCCAGTGGCATCCAGACGTAAACCAGCATAGGCTTGCAGAGGCCGAGGCCATGAGCAAGAAGATTATTGCAGCATACACACTTCTTTCCTAA
- a CDS encoding DUF3560 domain-containing protein, translating into MKHNYEERKQNRIDHANDQVAKLQKESDRLHNQAKKMASVIPMGQPILVGHHSEKKDRNYREKIHDTYGKAFAASNKAEYYENKAATIEANDAISSDDPQALPKLKDKIASLESAHAFMKAANK; encoded by the coding sequence ATGAAACACAATTATGAAGAACGCAAACAAAATCGCATCGATCATGCTAACGACCAGGTAGCTAAACTGCAAAAGGAATCTGATCGCCTGCATAATCAAGCAAAAAAAATGGCCTCCGTTATTCCTATGGGCCAGCCAATACTTGTAGGGCATCACTCCGAAAAAAAAGATCGCAACTACAGGGAGAAAATACATGATACTTACGGTAAAGCATTCGCCGCAAGTAATAAGGCAGAATATTATGAGAACAAGGCTGCCACGATAGAGGCCAACGATGCCATATCCTCTGATGATCCGCAAGCACTCCCCAAACTAAAGGACAAAATTGCATCATTGGAGAGTGCGCATGCCTTCATGAAAGCCGCTAACAAATAA
- a CDS encoding Rieske (2Fe-2S) protein, translating to MNRRKFLADTCGTCLAITGLSAAFSSCNATHYLTGTLGKDGITIDKEAFRTKNKAAYHSFIIVRNEALQYPICVYRFGEDNYTALWMRCTHQGTELQAAGNYLQCPAHGSEFNNHGRVTNGPADKDLRTFPVTIDKNQLFIDLKAK from the coding sequence ATGAACCGGAGGAAATTTCTTGCAGATACTTGTGGTACTTGCCTTGCTATAACCGGCCTTTCAGCCGCATTTTCATCCTGCAATGCTACACATTATTTAACAGGCACATTAGGAAAGGATGGTATAACTATAGATAAAGAGGCGTTCAGGACAAAAAACAAAGCGGCCTATCATTCATTTATTATTGTCCGTAACGAAGCCTTGCAATATCCCATTTGCGTATACCGCTTTGGAGAAGACAATTATACCGCTTTATGGATGCGCTGCACCCACCAGGGAACAGAGTTACAGGCAGCCGGCAACTACTTGCAATGCCCTGCTCATGGCAGCGAGTTTAATAATCATGGCCGGGTTACAAATGGCCCCGCCGATAAAGACCTACGTACTTTTCCTGTAACAATTGACAAAAATCAACTTTTTATTGACCTGAAAGCAAAATGA
- a CDS encoding di-heme oxidoredictase family protein, which translates to MRTKILVLGGVLLFIAGGIACEKVFPKAPADDEILDGPVEGLTPEQHQLFLRGDVAFNSDIFTTKTGLGPLFVATSCGTCHAGDGKGHPFTTLTRFGQTDSAGNHFLHLGGPQLQQRAIPGFRPEQIPAGATFSNFTPPANTGLGFLDAVPDTTLLALADENDANGDGISGHPNWISHPAYITLRPGTLERNGKYIGRFGKKAAAYDLMQQTATAYNQDIGITSTYEPYDTYSGEAIDPEISNQTVLNVVFYLRTLKAPVQRSQSDIKVNNGKQLFIKMGCGKCHTPTLTTGPSSIVALANKTFHPYTDLLLHDMGRGLDDGYTEGSATTPEWRTPALWGLGLSKRSQGGQYFLLHDGRAKSIEEAVLLHGGEGQQSKNNFQQLTADEKNTLISFLESL; encoded by the coding sequence ATGCGAACAAAAATATTAGTTTTAGGAGGTGTTCTCCTTTTTATAGCCGGGGGCATTGCCTGTGAGAAAGTCTTTCCCAAAGCTCCTGCCGATGATGAAATACTCGATGGCCCTGTAGAGGGCTTAACGCCCGAACAACATCAACTATTCCTGAGGGGAGATGTCGCTTTTAATTCTGATATATTTACAACAAAAACAGGATTGGGGCCTTTATTTGTCGCTACTTCCTGCGGTACCTGCCACGCCGGCGATGGGAAAGGCCATCCCTTTACTACATTAACAAGATTTGGACAGACAGACAGTGCCGGCAACCATTTCCTCCACCTGGGTGGGCCGCAATTACAACAACGGGCAATACCAGGCTTCCGGCCTGAACAAATCCCTGCAGGGGCCACGTTTTCCAATTTTACACCGCCTGCCAATACCGGGCTTGGCTTCTTGGATGCGGTACCCGATACAACATTACTTGCATTAGCAGATGAAAACGATGCTAACGGCGATGGCATTTCAGGCCATCCCAACTGGATATCGCACCCAGCTTATATCACACTCAGGCCCGGCACTTTAGAACGAAACGGCAAATACATAGGCAGGTTTGGGAAAAAAGCAGCAGCCTATGACCTGATGCAACAAACGGCAACGGCCTACAACCAGGATATAGGGATCACTTCAACGTATGAACCCTATGATACTTATTCCGGTGAAGCAATTGACCCGGAAATCTCCAATCAAACAGTGCTGAATGTGGTATTTTATTTAAGAACGCTCAAAGCGCCTGTTCAGCGTAGTCAGAGTGATATAAAAGTAAATAATGGCAAACAGCTTTTTATTAAAATGGGCTGTGGCAAATGCCATACGCCAACGCTTACAACTGGGCCATCTTCTATTGTAGCATTAGCCAACAAAACATTTCACCCCTATACAGATCTGTTGCTGCATGATATGGGTCGCGGTCTGGATGATGGTTATACGGAAGGTTCTGCAACAACGCCAGAGTGGCGAACACCGGCACTTTGGGGGTTGGGGCTTTCAAAAAGATCACAGGGAGGACAGTATTTTTTATTGCATGATGGCAGAGCCAAAAGTATTGAGGAAGCTGTTTTGCTACATGGTGGTGAAGGCCAGCAAAGCAAAAACAACTTTCAGCAATTAACAGCCGATGAAAAGAATACGCTGATCAGCTTTCTTGAATCATTGTAA
- a CDS encoding metal-dependent transcriptional regulator — MQSFTEENYLKAIYKLQEANGEMVATSEVARALAINAASVTDMVKKMAKKKLILYQKMKGVKLSEKGKQIAVGIIRNHRIWEVFLVDKLGFRWDEVHELAEQLEHIQSEALINKLDAYLGNPKADPHGDPIPDTNGVFAKSKSVLLTTINAGKHGKFTGVTDHSPAFLKHLDKIGVSLGDTIKLIQVEEFDKSYTLQLKTKKEITVSFKVANSLLVTT, encoded by the coding sequence GTGCAGTCATTTACAGAAGAAAATTATCTGAAGGCGATCTATAAGTTGCAGGAAGCAAATGGCGAAATGGTTGCCACTTCGGAAGTGGCAAGGGCATTAGCCATTAACGCCGCCTCTGTTACGGATATGGTGAAGAAGATGGCTAAAAAGAAACTCATCCTTTACCAGAAAATGAAAGGGGTTAAACTTTCTGAAAAAGGGAAGCAGATAGCTGTGGGTATTATCCGTAACCACCGGATCTGGGAGGTTTTCCTGGTTGATAAATTAGGCTTCCGGTGGGATGAGGTACACGAGCTGGCGGAACAGTTGGAACATATTCAAAGCGAAGCACTGATCAATAAATTAGATGCTTACCTGGGCAATCCGAAAGCAGACCCACATGGTGATCCCATACCGGATACCAATGGGGTATTTGCAAAATCAAAATCTGTTTTGCTGACTACTATAAATGCCGGGAAGCATGGCAAATTCACCGGCGTTACTGATCATTCCCCTGCCTTTTTAAAACATCTTGATAAAATTGGTGTTTCTTTAGGCGATACCATTAAATTAATACAGGTAGAGGAATTTGATAAAAGTTATACCCTGCAATTGAAAACAAAGAAGGAAATAACCGTCAGCTTTAAGGTGGCGAATAGTCTGCTTGTTACCACGTAG